A section of the Rummeliibacillus pycnus genome encodes:
- a CDS encoding YlaI family protein: MRVKCVICDTLSEIPDFSPVAKKLRNRPIHTYMCPTCHERITEKTNARLATGKFRFIRKAIQQDEEF, from the coding sequence ATGCGAGTTAAATGCGTAATCTGTGATACTCTTAGCGAAATTCCTGATTTCTCACCAGTAGCTAAGAAATTACGCAATCGTCCTATTCACACCTATATGTGTCCAACTTGCCACGAACGAATTACAGAAAAAACAAACGCAAGACTTGCAACCGGAAAATTTCGTTTTATCCGTAAGGCAATTCAACAAGATGAAGAGTTTTAA
- a CDS encoding YlaH-like family protein: MLFKSGLTFKLNFMQVATSTSTDGHDQVFNRMSGVARYIYENSPSYSVAGYILLAVIFVLTAIVYHLGFARAALKKWQTAVIYVFLFLGCIILTFLAFFLPMVEGLIVAALVLIIYKVRLRRDKKREAAS, encoded by the coding sequence ATCTTGTTTAAGTCCGGTTTAACTTTCAAACTGAATTTTATGCAAGTCGCTACATCTACTTCTACAGATGGACATGATCAAGTATTTAATCGTATGTCTGGTGTTGCACGTTATATATACGAAAATTCACCAAGTTATTCGGTAGCAGGTTATATTCTATTAGCTGTTATCTTCGTATTAACTGCAATTGTGTATCATCTTGGATTTGCAAGAGCCGCATTAAAAAAATGGCAAACAGCTGTAATTTATGTATTCTTGTTTTTAGGGTGTATTATCTTAACCTTTTTAGCATTCTTCTTACCAATGGTTGAAGGATTAATAGTTGCAGCTTTAGTATTAATCATCTATAAAGTTCGTTTGCGTAGAGATAAGAAAAGAGAAGCAGCTTCATAA